Proteins from a genomic interval of Vicia villosa cultivar HV-30 ecotype Madison, WI unplaced genomic scaffold, Vvil1.0 ctg.000107F_1_1, whole genome shotgun sequence:
- the LOC131624161 gene encoding B3 domain-containing transcription factor VRN1-like yields the protein MASEFTPIHFFKIILAESLDQGKLMIPIKFVKKYGQCLPTTICIRTHNGVDWKINLVKSDGKIWFEKGWKEFAEYHSLSHGHLLVFKYEGTSHFEVRIFDKSALEINYPFKRAEVNTEEDCRVRQTRKAYSSFEIGSTSCVKKHKGKQVNTTLERAEEFKTCNPSFVVVMGESYVGSRFLLSIPCIFGKTHFDLDKKKGYICFQVLNYEKVWLAKYRIRMIATGLKFELTGGWRKFSKDNNLKVGDVCKFELIHKTNMTFQVHIFREDE from the exons ATGGCTAGTGAATTTACTCCTATTCATTTTTTCAAGATTATTCTTGCTGAAAGTCTTGATCAAGGAAAGCTT ATGATACCAATTAAGTTTGTCAAGAAATATGGACAATGTTTACCAACAACTATATGTATAAGGACTCACAATGGTGTGGATTGGAAAATAAATTTGGTTAAAAGTGATGGCAAGATATGGTTTGAAAAGGGTTGGAAAGAATTTGCAGAATATCATTCTCTATCTCATGGCCATCTTCTTGTTTTCAAATATGAAGGCACTTCTCATTTCGAGGTAAGAATATTTGACAAgagtgctttagagataaactatCCTTTCAAAAGAGCTGAAGTCAACACGGAAGAAGATTGTAGAGTAAGACAAACGAGAAAAGCTTATTCCTCCTTTGAAATTGGAAGCACCAGTTGTGTGAAAAAACACAAAG GAAAACAAGTGAATACAACACTTGAAAGAGCAGAAGAGTTCAAAACATGCAATCCATCATTTGTTGTTGTCATGGGTGAATCTTATGTTGGAAGCCGATTTCTTTTG tctataccttgtatatttGGCAAGACTCACTTTGATTTGGACAAGAAGAAAGGGTATATTTGTTTCCAGGTATTAAATTATGAAAAAGTTTGGCTTGCAAAGTACCGAATTAGGATGATCGCGACAGGACTAAAATTTGAACTCACTGGTGGATGGAGGAAATTCTCAAAGGACAATAATTTGAAAGTTGGAGATGTTTGCAAGTTTGAGCTCATTCATAAAACTAATATGACTTTTCAAGTTCACATCTTTAGAGAAGATGAATGA